Genomic window (Paenibacillus sp. PK3_47):
CCGGACGTCTGATCCGCAGTGAAACGGACCTCGGTGTGCTCAGCATTCTCGACTCCCGTCTGTCTGCTGCAGCCCGTAAGGATTACCGGAACACCGTGCTGGAGGCTTTGCCTTTTAAAAAAGTTACCGAGGATTTCTCTGTGCTGGAGAGGTTTGTGAAGGAGAAGCGCATTAGGCCTACCCCTTAACCAGCTTCCCGCGGACCCGGGTCGAGAAATACTCAATAATCAGAATCAGCACGACAAGCCCGATCAGAATGGAACCGACCTGATCCCATTTGTAGCTCCGCATGGCGAAAATAAGCGGCGCACCGATCCCGCCGGCGCCGACCAGGCCCAGAATCGAAGCCTCGCGCATGTTCATGTCAAAGCGGTAAATGATCACCGACAGGAAGGTCGACATGAGCTGCGGGATGATGCCGAAGCGGATTTTTTCAAAAGTAGTACAGCCTACCGAGGTCATCGACTCCAGGACACGTGTATCCAGCTCCTCAATGGCGTCCACATACAGCTTGGCCAGCATCCCGATCGAGGTGATCCCCACTGTCAGTACTCCGGCAAAGGCTCCGGGTCCGGTTACACGGATTAACATGAGACCGTACACCAGCGCCGGTACAGTGCGGATCACGATCAGCACAAGTCTCGTAATCCAGGATACGGGCTTTGGCACGATATTGGACGCTGCGAGGAAAGCAAGAGGCACAGCCAGTACTGCACCTACCACCGTTCCCAGAAAGGCAATCGCCATTGTCTCCAGCAGCAGATACAGCACACTCTGTTTCGATACGTTGAACAGCAGCTCTGTATCCGGATGGGTCAGGCCGTACATAATATTTTTGGCGATTTTCAGGCCGCTTTGTTCAATTTGGTTAAAGTTAACCGCCGTCAATGACCATAAGAACAACGCGGCGACTATCGCCGCAATCGTCCCCAGGTACAGCCCTTTGCGGGGAGCGGCTGACAGTTGTTTTTCAATGGTGTTCATGAATATAACGTCTCCCTTAAATAAGCTTTTTGCGGAAATGCTCGCTGACTCTTTCAATCACATATACCGTGACAATCAGAACCAGAATAATCATTCCGACTGCAGGGTAATCCCGCCAGCCGAGCCCCTCGTTAATGAGCAGGCCGATACCGCCGGCGCCGACATAACCG
Coding sequences:
- the phnE gene encoding phosphonate ABC transporter, permease protein PhnE; its protein translation is MNTIEKQLSAAPRKGLYLGTIAAIVAALFLWSLTAVNFNQIEQSGLKIAKNIMYGLTHPDTELLFNVSKQSVLYLLLETMAIAFLGTVVGAVLAVPLAFLAASNIVPKPVSWITRLVLIVIRTVPALVYGLMLIRVTGPGAFAGVLTVGITSIGMLAKLYVDAIEELDTRVLESMTSVGCTTFEKIRFGIIPQLMSTFLSVIIYRFDMNMREASILGLVGAGGIGAPLIFAMRSYKWDQVGSILIGLVVLILIIEYFSTRVRGKLVKG